One region of Sphingomonas kaistensis genomic DNA includes:
- a CDS encoding TonB-dependent receptor → MMAQTSGDIQVIVQLLACSAQAVVPLSPPATPPAAQDIVVTGERVPRRLRDTASSVRVIGQDEIEASGADRIDQLLASTPNVQEGSGEEGPAIRGQDSTGALRNLFAFLGGTRPRVTVQVDGRPISYYEYVNSSAPLWDVERVEIFRSPQTTSQGRNSIAGAMFVETADPTFDWQARGRFIAGDFRTRHASALVSAPLIADQLAIRVTGDGRLSRMASDMADGIAGADIDRDDYGSARAKLLFTPTAVPGLRLEATYAHQQSQSPQFEAVAPPFERRQYPVPAQTNGIHRINVDSLTLRMNAPLGSGLATSLTFSTGYAKLRRFGLPGLGLTRVGNRDRSAEALLHWEPSEPLRLSGGIHVLGTDQRQFIDISKLNNIGIGEFRDRQSSLGLFGEATWKPRPEWTLIGGIRRQSDRQRRVGAVGTGATGLRLDYDERFSAWLPKLSIAYAWNDQLSTGMLVQQAYNPGGTSFSLSRRVEDRFEAERLRNVEAFARASFGEGRGTLSANLFHNAIRQSQRQLTVPVTLADGNIIFPVEFGNAPRAEAYGLEAQLGWRAGERLSVSGGIGLLRTELTETLVATDASRGKDFQRAPRWSAAAAVDWRPWPELRLSGNLRHHDGYFSDDANSANRRIRPATLVDVRAAYSLRRLTVFGYVRNLFDRFALNYLFSPTFGTAVDPREIGVGVEARY, encoded by the coding sequence ATGATGGCGCAAACGAGCGGGGACATTCAGGTGATCGTCCAACTGCTGGCTTGTTCCGCGCAAGCGGTCGTCCCGCTGTCGCCGCCCGCGACACCTCCGGCGGCGCAGGACATCGTCGTCACCGGTGAGCGCGTTCCCCGCCGCCTGCGCGATACGGCTTCCAGCGTGCGCGTCATCGGCCAGGACGAGATCGAGGCCAGCGGCGCCGACCGGATCGACCAGCTCCTCGCCTCCACCCCCAATGTCCAGGAAGGCTCGGGCGAGGAAGGCCCCGCCATTCGCGGCCAGGATTCCACCGGCGCGCTGCGCAACCTGTTCGCCTTCCTCGGCGGGACCAGGCCACGGGTGACCGTCCAGGTCGATGGGCGGCCGATCAGCTATTATGAATATGTGAACAGCTCGGCGCCGCTGTGGGACGTCGAACGGGTCGAGATTTTCCGCAGCCCGCAAACCACCTCGCAGGGCCGCAACTCGATCGCCGGTGCGATGTTCGTCGAAACCGCCGATCCGACCTTCGACTGGCAGGCGAGAGGACGGTTCATCGCCGGCGACTTCCGGACCAGGCACGCCTCCGCGCTGGTGTCGGCGCCGCTGATCGCGGACCAGCTCGCCATTCGCGTGACCGGTGACGGGCGGCTCAGCCGGATGGCCAGTGACATGGCCGACGGCATTGCCGGTGCCGACATCGACCGCGACGATTATGGTTCGGCCCGGGCCAAGCTGCTGTTCACCCCGACCGCCGTTCCCGGCCTGCGGCTCGAAGCCACCTACGCGCACCAGCAGTCCCAGTCGCCGCAGTTCGAAGCCGTCGCGCCCCCGTTCGAACGGCGGCAATATCCGGTGCCGGCGCAGACCAATGGCATCCACCGGATCAACGTCGACAGCCTGACCCTGCGCATGAATGCTCCGCTGGGCAGCGGGCTTGCGACCAGTCTCACCTTCTCGACCGGCTATGCCAAGCTCCGCCGCTTCGGCTTGCCCGGGCTTGGGCTGACCCGCGTCGGCAATCGCGACCGGTCGGCCGAAGCGCTGCTGCACTGGGAGCCGAGCGAACCGCTTCGCCTTAGCGGCGGGATCCATGTCCTCGGCACCGACCAGCGCCAGTTCATCGACATCAGCAAACTCAACAACATCGGGATCGGCGAATTTCGCGACCGCCAGTCGAGCCTTGGCCTGTTCGGCGAGGCGACCTGGAAGCCCCGGCCCGAATGGACGCTGATCGGCGGCATTCGGCGCCAGTCGGACCGCCAGCGGCGCGTCGGCGCCGTCGGCACCGGCGCGACCGGCCTGCGCCTCGATTATGACGAGCGCTTCTCGGCCTGGCTGCCGAAGCTCTCGATCGCCTACGCCTGGAATGACCAGCTCAGCACCGGCATGCTGGTCCAGCAGGCCTATAATCCGGGCGGGACGTCCTTCAGCCTGTCCCGCCGGGTCGAAGACCGCTTCGAGGCTGAGCGCCTGCGCAATGTCGAAGCCTTCGCCCGCGCCAGCTTCGGCGAGGGACGCGGGACCTTGTCCGCCAATCTCTTCCACAATGCGATCCGGCAATCGCAGCGCCAGCTGACGGTGCCGGTGACGCTGGCCGACGGAAACATCATCTTCCCGGTCGAATTCGGCAACGCGCCGCGGGCCGAGGCCTATGGGCTCGAGGCACAACTCGGCTGGCGCGCGGGAGAGCGGCTGTCGGTGAGCGGCGGGATCGGCCTCCTCCGGACGGAATTGACCGAGACGTTGGTCGCCACCGACGCATCGCGCGGCAAGGACTTCCAGCGCGCGCCGAGGTGGAGCGCCGCCGCGGCGGTCGACTGGCGGCCGTGGCCGGAGCTGCGCCTGTCGGGCAACCTACGCCACCACGACGGCTATTTCAGCGACGATGCCAATTCGGCCAACCGGCGGATCCGCCCCGCGACCCTGGTCGACGTCCGGGCGGCCTACAGCCTCCGCCGGCTCACCGTCTTCGGCTACGTCCGCAACCTGTTCGACCGTTTCGCGCTCAACTATCTCTTCAGCCCGACCTTCGGCACCGCGGTCGACCCGCGCGAGATAGGCGTCGGCGTGGAGGCCCGCTACTGA
- a CDS encoding alpha/beta fold hydrolase, which translates to MSVLTRHHARIAGSGSSTIMFAHGFGCDQNMWRFVAPAFEGDYRVLTFDHIGAGGSDLTAYGERHGALAGYAEDVVEVARAAGISGGIFVGHSVSAMIGVIAARLDPTLFDRLVLVSPSPRYIDDGDYVGGFARAEIDELLASMDNNHLGWSQAMAPTIMANPDRPELAEELSESFCRTDPEIAARFARTTFLSDNRGDLPGVTARTLILQCREDMIAPPAVGEYVHRAIPGSELVILDATGHCPNLSAPTATVEAIKAFLQAT; encoded by the coding sequence ATGTCGGTCCTGACCCGCCATCATGCCCGGATCGCGGGATCGGGATCGAGCACGATCATGTTCGCGCACGGCTTCGGCTGCGACCAGAACATGTGGCGCTTCGTGGCGCCGGCGTTCGAGGGCGATTACCGTGTCCTCACCTTTGACCACATCGGGGCCGGCGGCTCGGACCTGACGGCCTATGGGGAGAGGCACGGCGCGCTTGCCGGCTATGCCGAGGATGTGGTCGAGGTCGCCCGTGCCGCCGGCATCAGCGGCGGGATCTTCGTCGGCCATTCGGTCAGTGCGATGATCGGTGTCATCGCCGCACGGCTGGATCCGACCTTGTTCGACCGGCTGGTGCTGGTCAGTCCCTCGCCGCGCTACATCGACGATGGCGACTATGTCGGCGGCTTCGCGCGGGCCGAGATCGACGAGCTGCTGGCGTCGATGGACAACAACCACCTCGGCTGGTCGCAGGCGATGGCCCCGACCATCATGGCCAATCCCGATCGCCCCGAACTTGCCGAGGAACTGAGCGAGAGCTTCTGTCGCACCGATCCGGAGATCGCCGCCCGCTTCGCCCGCACGACCTTCCTGTCCGACAATCGCGGCGACCTTCCCGGGGTCACGGCGCGAACCCTTATCCTCCAGTGCCGCGAAGACATGATCGCACCGCCGGCGGTGGGAGAATATGTGCATCGCGCGATCCCCGGGAGCGAGCTGGTGATCCTGGACGCCACGGGGCACTGTCCCAACCTCAGCGCGCCGACCGCCACCGTGGAAGCCATCAAGGCTTTCCTGCAGGCGACGTGA
- a CDS encoding ATP-binding protein: MNDVEDFFEHAPCGLVIADKDGRIVRMNHTLARWLGVAADASNEQPFSRLLTVGGRIYYETHLVPSLRMDGKIEAIALDLVGKEGRPLPMLINASEQRDRDDAPTALRFALFDASERRLYEQNLLQSRAAARAEIEEERSIAELREQFIAVLGHDLRNPIASISSGIGLLGKEQVSPRGLKVLELMAGSVTRAKNLIENVMDFARAGLGGGIGVEAESNADVARTIEQVVAELRSIAPDREIQSVVEIDVPVRADPDRLGQLVSNLLGNALTHGDPAQPVVLHAATSDGMFTLAVSNGGIAIEPATIAGLFKPFFRGSVRPSQQGLGLGLHITSEIAKAHGGRVDVTSDERLTTFTFTMPLAA, from the coding sequence GTGAACGACGTCGAGGACTTCTTCGAGCACGCCCCCTGCGGGCTTGTCATCGCCGACAAGGACGGGCGCATCGTCCGGATGAACCACACCCTGGCGCGCTGGCTGGGCGTCGCGGCAGACGCGTCGAACGAACAGCCCTTCTCCCGGCTGCTGACGGTCGGCGGACGAATCTATTACGAGACCCATCTGGTTCCCTCGCTGCGCATGGACGGCAAGATCGAGGCGATCGCCCTCGACCTGGTCGGAAAGGAGGGGCGGCCCCTGCCGATGCTGATCAACGCGTCGGAACAGCGTGATCGGGACGATGCGCCGACCGCACTGCGCTTTGCCCTGTTCGACGCTTCGGAACGGCGCCTGTACGAGCAGAACCTGCTCCAGTCGCGAGCGGCGGCGCGGGCCGAGATCGAGGAGGAACGTTCGATCGCCGAGCTTCGCGAACAGTTCATCGCGGTGCTTGGCCACGATCTGCGCAACCCCATCGCCTCGATCAGCAGCGGCATCGGCCTCCTCGGCAAGGAGCAGGTGTCGCCGCGAGGCCTCAAGGTTCTCGAGCTGATGGCCGGAAGCGTGACCCGGGCCAAGAATCTGATCGAGAATGTCATGGACTTCGCCCGGGCCGGGCTGGGCGGCGGGATCGGGGTCGAGGCCGAGAGCAATGCCGACGTCGCCCGGACCATCGAGCAGGTGGTCGCGGAACTCCGCTCGATCGCGCCGGATCGCGAGATCCAGTCGGTCGTGGAAATCGACGTGCCCGTACGGGCGGACCCGGACCGGCTTGGCCAGCTGGTGTCGAACCTGCTTGGCAATGCGCTGACCCATGGCGATCCCGCGCAGCCGGTCGTCCTTCACGCCGCGACCAGCGACGGCATGTTCACGCTGGCGGTCTCGAATGGTGGCATCGCGATCGAGCCGGCGACCATCGCGGGACTGTTCAAGCCGTTCTTCCGGGGGTCGGTGCGGCCGAGCCAGCAGGGGCTTGGCCTTGGGCTCCACATCACGTCCGAAATCGCCAAGGCGCATGGCGGCCGGGTGGACGTAACCTCGGACGAACGGCTGACCACCTTCACCTTCACCATGCCGCTTGCCGCCTGA
- a CDS encoding FGGY family carbohydrate kinase: MSGEPLILVLDSGTSSTRAFLYDTAGRIHGQASRPITQHYPGPGLVEHDAAEIWTQSRACLAEVIAAAGGASRIAALGLTNQRETLVAWDRRTARPLARAIVWQDRRTADACAALKAHEGEIERRTGLRLDPYFSATKMAWLLQHDEAVRGAGDALAFGTIDSWLLFNLTGDHLTDVSNASRTLLLDLDASAFAEDFCDLFAVPRAALPRIVPTAGPLATLHPDLFGRAIPVTASIGDQQSATVGQGCLSPGETKLTLGTGAFVLTNLGASRPSPVPGLLGTVLHEVAGGPRHYALEGSVFVAGSLVKWLRDGLGLVASAAETADLAASVPDNGGVVLLPALSGLGAPYWKPDATAAITGLTFAATRAHLARAALESVSHQMVDLASAFSAAGAAWTQLRLDGGMSANDWLAQDLADMVRLPVHRPADVETTARGAAIMAAVGAGHHPDLPAAAKAMTPTTRSFQPRDLGPQRDRRLSAWKALVDQA; this comes from the coding sequence GTGAGCGGGGAGCCGCTGATCCTCGTCCTCGACAGCGGCACCAGTTCCACCCGCGCCTTCCTCTACGACACCGCCGGCCGCATTCACGGGCAGGCCAGCCGCCCGATCACCCAGCATTATCCCGGCCCAGGCCTGGTCGAGCATGACGCCGCGGAGATCTGGACGCAGAGCCGCGCCTGCCTTGCGGAGGTTATCGCGGCCGCCGGCGGCGCCTCCCGGATCGCCGCGCTCGGCCTTACCAACCAGCGCGAGACGTTGGTCGCGTGGGACCGCCGCACCGCCCGCCCGCTCGCCCGCGCCATCGTCTGGCAGGATCGCCGCACCGCCGACGCCTGCGCCGCGCTGAAGGCCCACGAAGGCGAGATCGAGCGCCGCACCGGGCTGCGCCTCGACCCTTATTTCTCCGCCACCAAGATGGCCTGGCTGCTTCAGCATGACGAGGCGGTCCGCGGCGCCGGAGACGCGCTCGCCTTCGGCACGATCGACAGCTGGCTGTTGTTCAACCTCACCGGCGACCACCTGACCGACGTCAGCAACGCCAGCCGTACCCTGCTCCTCGACCTCGACGCGTCCGCCTTCGCCGAGGACTTTTGCGACCTATTCGCGGTTCCCCGCGCCGCCCTGCCGCGGATCGTCCCCACGGCGGGCCCGCTCGCTACCCTGCATCCCGACCTTTTCGGCAGGGCGATCCCCGTCACCGCCTCGATCGGCGACCAGCAGTCCGCCACCGTCGGCCAAGGCTGCCTGTCCCCCGGCGAGACCAAGCTCACCCTCGGCACCGGCGCGTTCGTCCTCACCAACCTCGGCGCAAGCCGCCCCTCGCCCGTCCCCGGCCTGCTCGGGACGGTGCTGCACGAGGTCGCTGGCGGACCCCGCCATTACGCGCTGGAAGGATCGGTGTTCGTCGCCGGCAGCCTGGTCAAATGGCTACGCGACGGGCTCGGCCTGGTCGCCTCGGCCGCCGAGACCGCCGATCTCGCCGCCTCGGTCCCGGACAATGGCGGGGTGGTCCTGCTCCCGGCCCTGTCCGGCCTCGGCGCGCCCTACTGGAAGCCCGACGCCACGGCTGCCATCACCGGCCTGACCTTTGCCGCCACCCGCGCCCACCTCGCCCGCGCCGCGCTGGAAAGCGTCAGCCACCAGATGGTCGACCTCGCCTCGGCCTTTTCCGCCGCCGGTGCAGCGTGGACCCAGCTCCGCCTCGACGGCGGGATGAGCGCCAACGACTGGCTCGCCCAGGATCTCGCCGACATGGTCCGGCTCCCCGTCCATCGTCCCGCCGATGTCGAAACCACCGCCCGCGGCGCCGCCATCATGGCCGCGGTCGGCGCGGGGCATCACCCCGATTTGCCTGCCGCGGCCAAGGCAATGACCCCAACTACCCGCAGCTTCCAGCCCCGTGACCTCGGCCCGCAGCGCGATCGCCGGCTTAGTGCCTGGAAAGCTCTGGTCGACCAGGCCTGA
- a CDS encoding NADPH-dependent FMN reductase, protein MPRLIVAIGGTTRPESSTERVLGLAADAARCNGAEVKAFGGAYIAGLPHYRGPDWTPDTGREMIEAVRAADGILLATPGYHGTVSGMVKNAIDYLEELATDARPYLEGRPVGLIVTAFGHQAANSSMTTLRTIAHALRGWPTPFGAALKIGPASFDSDGRFIDEDSAAQLRLVGSQVAHAAGRLG, encoded by the coding sequence ATGCCGCGCCTGATCGTCGCCATCGGCGGAACCACCCGCCCCGAAAGCAGCACCGAGCGTGTGCTTGGCCTCGCCGCCGACGCCGCCCGCTGCAACGGTGCCGAGGTGAAGGCGTTCGGCGGCGCCTATATCGCCGGCCTGCCCCACTATCGCGGTCCCGACTGGACCCCCGACACCGGCCGCGAGATGATCGAGGCGGTGCGCGCCGCCGACGGCATCCTGCTCGCGACGCCCGGCTATCACGGCACCGTCTCGGGCATGGTCAAGAATGCGATCGACTATCTCGAGGAGTTGGCCACCGACGCCCGCCCCTATCTCGAGGGGCGCCCGGTCGGCCTGATCGTCACCGCTTTCGGCCATCAGGCCGCCAACAGCTCCATGACCACGCTGCGCACCATCGCCCATGCGCTGCGCGGCTGGCCGACCCCGTTCGGCGCGGCGCTCAAGATCGGCCCGGCAAGCTTCGATTCCGACGGGCGCTTCATCGACGAGGACAGCGCGGCGCAGCTCCGCCTGGTCGGGTCGCAGGTCGCCCATGCCGCGGGGCGCCTGGGGTGA
- a CDS encoding DNA-3-methyladenine glycosylase family protein, translating into MVHTPESMAEALAHLTATEPAFVPVIDRLGPPEPRSSERGTAALLRTIVGQQVSVAAARSMWDKLTGAYGDPPDLHRLAAASDEELRALGQSRQKAGYLRSLATLTLSGELDLANLPADNEEAIALLTKVKGIGRWSAEIYLLFAEGRPDVFPAGDLAVQIELGRVLGIEGKPAEKWLRERAESWAPYRGAAAVLAWHSYNTKVI; encoded by the coding sequence ATGGTTCACACGCCCGAGTCGATGGCCGAGGCGCTCGCCCACCTCACCGCGACCGAACCCGCTTTCGTGCCGGTCATCGACCGGCTCGGCCCGCCCGAGCCGCGCAGCTCGGAACGCGGCACCGCCGCCCTGCTCCGCACCATCGTCGGCCAGCAGGTCAGCGTCGCCGCCGCCCGCTCGATGTGGGACAAATTGACCGGCGCCTATGGCGACCCGCCCGACCTCCACCGCCTCGCCGCCGCGTCCGACGAGGAATTGCGCGCGCTCGGCCAGTCGCGGCAGAAAGCGGGCTACCTCCGCAGCCTCGCTACCCTGACGCTGTCGGGCGAGCTCGACCTCGCCAACCTGCCGGCCGACAATGAGGAAGCGATCGCCCTCCTGACCAAGGTCAAGGGCATCGGCCGCTGGTCGGCGGAAATCTACCTGCTGTTCGCCGAGGGCCGCCCCGACGTCTTCCCGGCCGGCGACCTTGCGGTGCAGATCGAACTCGGCCGGGTCCTCGGCATCGAGGGCAAGCCGGCCGAAAAGTGGCTCCGTGAGCGCGCGGAAAGCTGGGCTCCCTACCGGGGTGCGGCCGCGGTGCTGGCGTGGCACAGCTACAATACCAAGGTCATCTGA
- the rlmB gene encoding 23S rRNA (guanosine(2251)-2'-O)-methyltransferase RlmB translates to MTRRKKSHTSSHGSANRPRFWGRHAVAAALDNPDRRVLKAWATQEAATFMNLPPEVILTRAEVTDLARLVPNDAPHQGVVIEVEPLEDIWLGDLLSEADEKATILVLDQVTDPHNVGAILRSAAAFGAIGIVTQDRHSPPEGGALAKAASGALERVPWVRVVNLARALDEMEEAGFWRVGLAGEAKMTLGEALGPQKVALVLGAEGPGMRQNIREHCDALARLPITDAVESLNVSNAAAIALYAASQA, encoded by the coding sequence ATGACCCGCCGAAAGAAGTCGCACACCTCCTCCCACGGTTCCGCCAACCGCCCCCGTTTCTGGGGTCGCCACGCCGTCGCCGCCGCACTCGACAACCCGGATCGCCGGGTGCTCAAGGCATGGGCGACGCAGGAAGCCGCCACCTTCATGAACCTCCCGCCCGAGGTCATCCTGACCCGCGCCGAAGTCACCGACCTCGCCCGCCTCGTCCCCAACGACGCCCCGCACCAGGGCGTGGTGATCGAGGTCGAGCCGCTGGAGGACATCTGGCTCGGCGACCTCCTGTCGGAAGCCGACGAGAAAGCGACGATCCTCGTCCTCGACCAAGTCACCGACCCGCATAACGTCGGCGCCATCCTGCGTTCCGCCGCCGCATTCGGCGCGATCGGCATCGTCACCCAGGACCGCCACTCGCCCCCCGAAGGCGGCGCGCTGGCCAAGGCCGCCTCGGGCGCGCTGGAGCGGGTGCCGTGGGTCCGCGTCGTCAACCTCGCCCGCGCGCTTGACGAGATGGAGGAAGCCGGCTTCTGGCGCGTCGGCCTTGCCGGCGAAGCCAAGATGACGCTTGGCGAAGCGCTCGGCCCCCAGAAGGTCGCGTTGGTGCTCGGCGCCGAAGGGCCCGGCATGCGCCAGAACATCCGCGAGCATTGCGACGCGCTGGCCAGGCTTCCGATCACCGATGCGGTGGAAAGCCTCAACGTCTCCAACGCCGCCGCCATCGCGCTCTACGCGGCAAGCCAGGCCTGA
- a CDS encoding glutathione S-transferase family protein codes for MWQLLQFPLCPFSRKVRLVMAEKGVPAELVRENPWERRDEFVDLNPAGETPVLVETERNIVLIGSQPIAEYFEETVEKTPMIHGDAAQRAEIRRLTEWFDEKLFREVVEPLMVERMRKRLVSKESPDTRVLRDAMRVGNNHLDYLDYLLDHRRWLAGAALSLADFTAAAHLSVIDYLGAVDWRGHKQTKDWYSVMKSRPAFRPLLGERMEVIVPPQHYDKVDF; via the coding sequence ATGTGGCAGCTCCTGCAATTCCCCCTGTGTCCCTTTTCCCGCAAGGTCCGGCTTGTGATGGCCGAAAAGGGCGTGCCCGCCGAACTGGTGCGCGAGAATCCGTGGGAGCGGCGGGACGAGTTCGTCGACCTCAATCCGGCGGGCGAGACCCCGGTGCTGGTCGAGACGGAGCGCAACATCGTCCTGATCGGAAGCCAGCCGATCGCCGAATATTTCGAAGAGACGGTGGAAAAGACGCCGATGATCCACGGCGACGCGGCACAGCGCGCCGAGATCCGCCGGCTGACCGAATGGTTCGACGAGAAGCTGTTCCGCGAAGTGGTCGAGCCGCTGATGGTGGAGCGGATGCGCAAGCGCCTGGTCAGCAAGGAAAGCCCCGACACGCGGGTGCTTCGCGACGCGATGCGGGTGGGCAACAACCATCTCGACTATCTCGACTATCTGCTCGACCACCGGCGCTGGCTGGCCGGTGCGGCGCTGAGCCTGGCGGACTTCACCGCCGCCGCGCACCTGTCGGTGATCGACTATCTCGGCGCGGTCGACTGGCGCGGGCACAAGCAGACCAAGGACTGGTACAGCGTGATGAAGAGCAGGCCGGCGTTCCGTCCGCTGCTGGGCGAGCGGATGGAAGTGATCGTCCCGCCGCAGCATTACGACAAGGTCGATTTCTGA
- a CDS encoding PilZ domain-containing protein produces MFMEKLTRDCHGVEEAAGLGDDEGNGFRPRRFERQDVRCPVRVRIGNRQYAAYLDNASDGGVKVSTGSRIVPAGKVIVQIPDLPPLRGELRWASEREAGVAFPLVDGYSPITDWLARRASSDAGRDQD; encoded by the coding sequence ATGTTCATGGAGAAACTGACCCGCGACTGCCATGGCGTCGAGGAGGCCGCTGGCCTTGGCGATGACGAGGGCAACGGCTTCCGTCCGCGGCGGTTCGAACGGCAGGACGTGCGCTGCCCGGTCCGGGTGCGGATCGGCAACCGGCAATATGCGGCTTATCTCGACAATGCGTCCGACGGCGGGGTCAAGGTCAGCACCGGCAGCCGGATCGTTCCCGCCGGCAAGGTGATCGTGCAGATCCCCGACCTCCCGCCGCTGCGCGGTGAATTGCGCTGGGCCAGCGAGCGCGAGGCCGGCGTCGCCTTTCCGCTGGTCGACGGCTATTCCCCAATCACCGACTGGCTGGCGCGCCGCGCCTCGTCCGACGCGGGACGCGACCAGGACTAG
- a CDS encoding PilZ domain-containing protein: MPGTEQTDQVVDHPPREERRPVALSGWLVRTGSDQAYDFQIDDLSYGGCRLRSTAKLARGEKVHLNVLRRGTIPAIVRWHNGEGIGLSFSTEAPEKAEKPRKGDRLPVKAELVIRHAGRRPRVLDVSDLSRFGCCLAFDELPRVDEWVWVALPGLAPVEARIRWVESRRAGVEFVHPIHQAVFDLLLLRWGLAA; the protein is encoded by the coding sequence GTGCCGGGCACCGAACAGACGGATCAAGTGGTCGATCATCCCCCGCGCGAGGAGCGGCGTCCGGTCGCCCTGTCCGGCTGGCTGGTCCGCACCGGCAGCGACCAGGCGTATGACTTCCAGATCGACGACCTGTCCTATGGCGGCTGCCGCCTGCGCTCAACCGCCAAGCTGGCACGGGGCGAGAAAGTGCACCTCAACGTGCTTCGTCGCGGTACCATTCCCGCGATCGTGCGCTGGCACAATGGCGAGGGCATCGGCCTGTCCTTTTCCACCGAAGCCCCGGAGAAAGCGGAAAAGCCGCGCAAGGGGGATCGCCTTCCGGTCAAGGCGGAGCTGGTGATCCGGCACGCCGGCCGGCGCCCCCGCGTGCTCGACGTCAGCGACCTGTCGCGCTTCGGCTGCTGCCTGGCGTTCGACGAGTTGCCGAGGGTGGACGAGTGGGTGTGGGTCGCCCTTCCCGGCCTTGCCCCGGTTGAAGCCCGGATCCGCTGGGTCGAAAGCCGCCGCGCCGGGGTCGAGTTCGTCCACCCCATCCACCAGGCGGTGTTCGACCTGCTGCTATTGCGCTGGGGCCTCGCCGCTTAA
- a CDS encoding putative bifunctional diguanylate cyclase/phosphodiesterase, whose translation MVTSGLPPAIPDRFEQMLDQSATAAVCAGADGIILSWNRAAEALLGHSGDAAVGKPLTIIIPPAYRAAHEAGLARAVKYGASRMAGHAVEIVALHAEGHELPVDLSLSLWFEGGSPVFGALIRDVSDRRATMNRLQHLAHCDTLTTLPNRAALLARLEATIAQGPCSLLMLDLDGFKHVNDSLGHSAGDHLLVRVAQRLMEVSGGTDEFVARLGGDEFALLVSRCDDMFRIDQLATRIKQALSLPFEIGGQSVFIGTSIGIALAPHNGVCADTLLSRADLALYSAKSSGGGTRCFFMTSMQNRSEQRLRLSNELRQAFTAREFELWYQPQLSLPDHDLLGVEALLRWRHPRHGLLAPNAFLDVLSESPIAEEVGEWILDEACAAVARWKRQSLGIIRVGVNLFPAQLRTERLYDVVANAIARHQLEPAQLEVEITENTVLRFNEPSTAALRRLKQKGVGIAFDDFGTGFASLSMLQQFPLTRLKIDRSFIAEIHDRPGDAEIVRSLLCMANSFDLEVIAEGVETAEQEQVLRDIGCVAAQGFRYGRPMDAAAIAAFLRNLNEGGLAEAG comes from the coding sequence ATGGTCACCTCCGGTCTCCCGCCTGCCATCCCCGACCGCTTCGAGCAGATGCTCGACCAGTCGGCGACGGCGGCCGTCTGTGCCGGGGCGGACGGGATCATCCTCAGCTGGAACAGGGCGGCCGAGGCCCTGCTGGGCCATTCGGGCGATGCCGCCGTGGGCAAGCCGCTGACGATCATCATCCCGCCAGCCTATCGCGCGGCTCACGAGGCCGGCCTTGCCCGTGCGGTCAAATATGGTGCCTCGCGCATGGCCGGGCATGCGGTGGAGATCGTGGCCCTGCATGCAGAGGGCCACGAACTGCCGGTCGACCTGTCGCTGTCGCTGTGGTTCGAAGGCGGCAGCCCGGTATTCGGTGCGCTAATCCGCGACGTCAGCGACCGGCGGGCGACGATGAACCGGCTCCAGCATCTCGCCCATTGCGATACGCTGACGACGTTGCCCAACCGGGCCGCGCTGCTCGCCCGGCTGGAAGCGACCATCGCGCAGGGGCCCTGTTCGCTGCTGATGCTCGACCTCGACGGGTTCAAGCACGTCAACGACAGCCTTGGTCATTCGGCCGGGGACCATCTGCTGGTCCGGGTCGCCCAGCGCCTGATGGAGGTGTCGGGCGGCACGGACGAGTTCGTCGCCCGGCTGGGCGGCGACGAATTTGCGCTGCTGGTGTCGCGCTGCGACGACATGTTCCGGATCGACCAGCTCGCCACCCGCATCAAGCAGGCGCTGAGCCTGCCGTTCGAGATCGGCGGGCAGTCGGTGTTCATCGGCACCAGCATCGGGATCGCGCTGGCACCGCATAACGGGGTCTGCGCGGACACCCTCCTGTCGCGCGCCGATCTCGCCCTCTACAGCGCCAAGTCCAGCGGCGGCGGCACCCGCTGCTTCTTCATGACCAGCATGCAGAACCGCTCCGAACAAAGGCTTCGGCTGAGCAACGAGCTGCGCCAGGCGTTCACCGCGCGCGAGTTCGAATTGTGGTACCAGCCGCAATTGTCGTTGCCCGACCACGACCTGCTGGGGGTGGAAGCGCTGCTTCGCTGGCGCCACCCCCGCCACGGCCTGCTCGCCCCCAACGCCTTCCTCGACGTGCTGTCGGAAAGCCCGATCGCGGAAGAGGTCGGCGAATGGATCCTCGACGAGGCCTGCGCCGCGGTGGCGCGGTGGAAGCGGCAATCTCTCGGCATCATCCGGGTCGGGGTGAACCTGTTCCCGGCGCAGCTTCGCACCGAGCGGCTGTACGACGTGGTGGCGAACGCCATCGCCCGGCACCAGCTCGAGCCCGCGCAGCTTGAGGTGGAGATCACCGAGAATACCGTGCTGCGCTTCAACGAGCCGTCGACCGCAGCGCTTCGCCGGTTGAAGCAGAAGGGCGTCGGGATCGCGTTCGACGATTTCGGGACCGGCTTCGCGTCGCTCAGCATGTTGCAGCAATTTCCGCTGACCAGGCTCAAGATCGACCGCAGCTTTATCGCCGAGATCCACGACCGTCCCGGCGATGCCGAAATCGTCCGCTCGCTGCTGTGCATGGCCAACAGCTTCGACCTGGAAGTGATCGCCGAGGGGGTGGAAACCGCCGAACAGGAACAGGTGCTGCGCGACATCGGCTGCGTCGCCGCCCAGGGCTTTCGCTATGGCAGGCCGATGGATGCGGCCGCCATTGCCGCCTTCCTTCGCAACCTCAACGAAGGCGGCCTGGCGGAGGCCGGCTGA